The Oncorhynchus tshawytscha isolate Ot180627B linkage group LG30, Otsh_v2.0, whole genome shotgun sequence genome includes a region encoding these proteins:
- the dhx33 gene encoding ATP-dependent RNA helicase DHX33, translating into MPHNPDHPPAKKFKPGSPFFRLDKKPGMLLPRKENVSVPIDVQRKNLPIYQAKSQLINQLRQLHNAVLIGETGSGKTTQIPQYLYEAGIARQGIVAVTQPRRVAAISLATRVAEEKRTQLGKLVGYTVRFEDVTSSETKLKFMTDGMLLREAIGDPLLLRYTVVVLDEAHERTVHTDVLFGVVKAAQRKRREQNKVPLKLQAALVSVFQIHQEAPASHDILVFMTGQEEIEALARTCRDIAKHLPDSCGPMTVIPLYASLPPAQQLRVFQPAPKGCRKVILSTNIAETSITISGIKYVIDTGMVKAKRFNPESGLEVLAVQRVSKAQAWQRAGRAGREDSGSVYRLYTEDEFDNLIPMTVPEIQRCNLASVMLQLLALGIPDVMNFDFMSKPSPEAMRSAVEQLDLLGAVGRKGEQVTLTPLGKKMASFPLEPRYAKTILLSPDFQCSEEVLTIVSLLSVDSVLYNPPARREECLAARKKFTTSEGDHLTLLNIYRAFKKVNANKEWCRENFVNSRNMSMVGEVRAQLREICLKLSMKLESCGSDTGSVRRCLAHGLFVNAAELQPDGSYTALDTHQPVAIHPSSVLFQAKPAYVVFNELLHTSKCYMRDLCLVDADWLVEAAPEYFRRKLRPTKS; encoded by the exons ATGCCCCACAACCCCGATCATCCTCCGGCGAAGAAATTTAAGCCGGGGTCTCCTTTTTTCCGTCTCGACAAGAAGCCTGGGATGCTGCTACCTAGAAAGGAAAATGTATCGGTACCAATAGACGTGCAAAGGAAAAATCTTCCCATTTACCAGGCGAAGTCTCAACTCATTAACCAGCTTAGACAGCTTCATAATGCTGTATTGATAG GTGAGACGGGTTCTGGAAAGACCACCCAGATTCCTCAGTACCTGTATGAAGCTGGCATCGCGCGACAGGGCATCGTCGCTGTGACACAGCCCCGCCGAGTGGCAGCTATCTCCCTGGCAACGAGGgtagcagaggagaagagaactCAGCTGGGGAAGCTG GTCGGCTACACGGTGCGATTTGAGGATGTCACCTCCTCAGAGACGAAGCTGAAGTTCATGACCGATGGTATGCTCCTGCGTGAGGCCATAGGAGACCCGTTACTGCTACGCTACACCGTGGTGGTGCTGGATGAGGCCCACGAGCGCACTGTGCACACTGACGTGCTTTTTGGAGTGGTGAAGGCTGCCCAGCGCAAACGCAGAGAACAGAACAAGGTCCCCCTCAAG CTGCAGGCTGCCCTGGTCTCAGTCTTCCAGATCCATCAG GAAGCCCCTGCGTCACATGACATCCTGGTGTTcatgacaggacaggaggagatagAGGCGCTGGCTCGTACCTGCCGTGACATCGCCAAGCACCTCCCTGACAGCTGTGGTCCCATGACTGTCATCCCTCTGTACGCCTCCCTACCCCCTGCTCAGCAGCTCAGGGTCTTCCAGCCTGCCCCTAAG GGTTGTAGGAAGGTAATCCTGTCAACCAACATTGCAGAGACGTCGATCACCATCTCGGGGATCAAATACGTCATTGACACAGGCATGGTGAAAGCAAAACGCTTCAACCCAG AGAGCGGTCTGGAGGTGTTGGCAGTACAGCGGGTATCTAAAGCCCAGGCGTGGCAGAGGGCGGGCAGGGCTGGCAGAGAGGACTCCGGCTCTGTCTACCGTCTCTACACCGAGGATGAGTTTGACAACCTCATCCCCATGACCGTGCCTGAGATACAAag ATGTAACCTGGCCAGTGTCATGCTACAGCTTCTGGCTCTGGGGATCCCTGACGTGATGAACTTTGACTTCATGTCTAAGCCTTCTCCTG AGGCGATGCGTTCGGCAGTGGAGCAGCTGGATCTGCTCGGGGCTGTAGGGAGGAAAGGTGAGCAGGTCACCCTCACTCCTTTGGGCAAGAAGATGGCCAGCTTCCCCCTGGAGCCACGCTATGCCAAG accATCTTGCTGTCACCAGACTTCCAGTGTTCCGAGGAGGTGCTGACCATCGTGTCTCTGCTGTCGGTGGACTCGGTGCTCTACAACCCGCCCGCACGCCGAGAGGAGTGTCTCGCCGCTCGCAAGAAGTTCACCACCAGCGAGGGAGATCACTTGACCCTGCTCAACATCTACAGAGCCTTCAAGAAAGTAAACGCCAACAAG GAGTGGTGTCGGGAGAACTTTGTCAACAGCAGGAACATGAGCATGGTTGGAGAGGTTCGTGCACAGCTCCGAGAGATCTGCCTTAAG CTGAGCATGAAGCTGGAGTCGTGTGGGTCGGACACGGGGAGCGTGCGTCGCTGCCTGGCCCACGGTCTGTTTGTAAACGCTGCAGAGCTACAGCCAGATGGCAGCTACACGGCCCTGGATACCCACCAGCCTGTTGCCATCcacccctcctctgtcctcttccaggCCAAGCCTGCCTACGTGGTCTTCAACGAGCTCCTGCACACCTCAAAGTGCTACATGAGGGACCTGTGTCTGGTGGATGCTGACTGGCTGGTCGAGGCCGCGCCTGAGTACTTCCGCCGGAAGCTACGCCCCACCAAGAGCTAG